One window of the Mycobacterium sp. SVM_VP21 genome contains the following:
- a CDS encoding cytochrome P450, with amino-acid sequence MDQKEVTRRIRFRASLLKIGADGLVGVARDRATAYRYALTGRETAPLTDFDPFAPETMRDPYPGYRALLSGSKVWYSRKRGIWIIPGYDEVWQALRDDDALSSAESQARFRVRLKTMNATDAPEHTRLRHSVSRAFTPRAMKSWEVHINRAADELVNSMLRRRRVEIVTDLAKPLPNRLITMMLAIPEEDRQQFLDWADTINEAAFAPLTPHGVAMNMRSSQAVIAMYRSLYPMIKARRAAPGDDLISMLAAPGGEDTLSDDEVFWTTSMLVGAGSETTTNLISGLFLTLAQRPDVYSRLRENPELIRPAIDEQLRLVSPVQGFYRTATRDYPVGEHTIPAGARVLVLYAAANRDPRHYSDPDNFDLDRNPTDHVAFGGGAHYCLGTHLTRMEVSRVLTQLIQRVKAIRLDGEYRYMVNATMRGLEHLPVELVLADDDPDLRVAQLGAIGAQ; translated from the coding sequence ATGGATCAGAAGGAAGTGACGCGCCGTATTCGATTTCGCGCCAGCTTGCTCAAGATCGGCGCCGACGGGCTGGTCGGCGTAGCCCGCGATCGAGCTACCGCTTATCGGTACGCCCTAACCGGACGCGAGACCGCCCCGCTGACCGACTTCGACCCGTTCGCACCCGAGACGATGCGCGATCCCTACCCGGGATACCGCGCGCTGCTGTCCGGGTCGAAGGTCTGGTATAGCCGCAAGCGCGGCATCTGGATCATTCCGGGCTACGACGAGGTCTGGCAGGCTCTGCGAGACGACGATGCGTTGTCCTCGGCGGAGAGCCAGGCCCGCTTCCGGGTCCGCCTGAAGACGATGAACGCTACCGACGCGCCGGAGCACACCCGGCTGCGCCATTCCGTGTCCCGGGCCTTTACCCCCCGAGCGATGAAGTCGTGGGAAGTCCACATCAACCGGGCTGCCGACGAGCTCGTCAACTCGATGCTCCGCCGCCGGCGGGTCGAGATCGTGACTGACCTGGCCAAACCGCTCCCTAACCGGCTGATCACGATGATGCTGGCAATACCGGAGGAAGACCGTCAACAATTCCTGGATTGGGCAGACACCATCAACGAGGCGGCGTTCGCGCCGCTGACCCCGCACGGCGTCGCGATGAATATGCGCTCCAGCCAGGCGGTCATCGCGATGTACCGCAGCCTCTACCCGATGATCAAGGCACGTCGGGCTGCGCCGGGTGACGACCTGATCTCGATGCTGGCGGCTCCCGGCGGGGAGGACACGCTCTCCGATGACGAGGTGTTCTGGACCACCTCGATGCTCGTCGGAGCCGGCAGCGAGACCACGACAAACCTGATATCCGGCCTGTTCTTAACCCTGGCGCAGCGTCCGGACGTTTACTCACGGCTACGCGAGAACCCAGAACTTATCCGCCCGGCGATCGACGAACAGCTGCGGTTGGTCTCCCCTGTTCAGGGGTTCTACCGCACCGCGACCCGCGATTACCCGGTCGGCGAGCACACGATCCCGGCCGGTGCGCGGGTACTGGTGCTGTACGCGGCCGCCAACCGGGATCCACGTCACTACTCGGATCCGGATAATTTCGACCTGGACCGCAATCCGACCGACCACGTCGCGTTCGGCGGCGGTGCGCACTACTGCTTGGGCACCCACCTGACCCGTATGGAGGTCAGCCGAGTGCTGACGCAGCTGATCCAGCGGGTCAAGGCGATCCGGCTGGACGGGGAGTACCGCTACATGGTCAATGCGACGATGCGCGGGCTGGAGCACCTGCCCGTTGAATTGGTGCTCGCCGACGACGATCCGGACCTGAGAGTGGCACAGTTGGGGGCCATCGGCGCGCAGTGA
- a CDS encoding nitroreductase family protein, producing MAESEFTYSHVPTTAEALARLDMPLGEAMMTQRAIRRVYSDPVDDAVVLKCIELALRAPTGNDGQNWEFIVVKDRRVKEELAKRYRQAWKIQRGVVLRRKIKTDESIAGIARAMEWQIDHFAELPVLVVACLRLGAREGRLPVVRMPHIAESAYWGSIYPSVQNLLLAARAMGLGASLITLPLWNQRAVRRVLRLPHAVTPCCIVPLGWPRGRYGPTTRRPVGEVAHLDGYDNREWLHRRDPETHRST from the coding sequence ATGGCTGAATCTGAGTTCACTTATTCGCATGTGCCGACAACGGCCGAGGCGTTGGCACGGCTGGACATGCCGCTGGGCGAGGCCATGATGACCCAGCGTGCGATACGGCGGGTGTACTCCGACCCGGTCGATGACGCGGTGGTGCTCAAGTGCATCGAGCTGGCGTTGCGGGCCCCGACCGGAAATGACGGGCAGAACTGGGAATTCATCGTCGTAAAGGATCGCCGGGTCAAAGAAGAATTGGCCAAGCGATATCGGCAGGCGTGGAAAATTCAGCGCGGTGTGGTGTTGCGGAGAAAAATCAAGACCGACGAATCGATCGCCGGTATCGCCCGGGCGATGGAGTGGCAGATCGATCATTTCGCCGAGCTCCCCGTGCTGGTGGTGGCCTGCCTGCGGCTGGGCGCACGGGAAGGCCGGTTGCCGGTAGTGCGAATGCCGCACATCGCCGAATCCGCCTACTGGGGGTCGATCTACCCGAGCGTGCAGAATCTGCTGCTCGCGGCCCGTGCCATGGGCTTGGGTGCGTCGCTGATCACCCTCCCGCTGTGGAATCAACGCGCCGTGCGGCGTGTCCTGCGCCTGCCGCACGCGGTCACGCCATGTTGCATCGTGCCGCTCGGATGGCCGCGTGGGCGCTACGGCCCGACCACCCGCAGGCCGGTCGGGGAGGTGGCTCATCTCGACGGCTATGACAACAGAGAGTGGTTGCACCGCCGAGACCCCGAGACGCACAGGTCTACATAG
- a CDS encoding DUF2505 domain-containing protein: MPRSFEVSFSSPASVEQVHGAFGNRSYWAARLEAFGGSKTLDSLDVDADGRIRVVVTEDLRHGALPGMLAKVYRGDLNIVTTEVWTPAGDGRVNGEITVAVTGAPGSGSGTAMLEREGSGSKLALNGTIRFKMPLVGGPIESFLAREFSQGIPEIQRFTTTWLGENG, encoded by the coding sequence ATGCCCCGTTCTTTTGAGGTGTCGTTCTCCTCGCCTGCCTCCGTCGAACAGGTCCACGGTGCCTTCGGGAACCGCTCCTACTGGGCGGCCCGGCTGGAGGCCTTTGGCGGAAGCAAGACCCTGGATTCCCTGGATGTGGATGCGGACGGCCGTATTCGGGTCGTGGTGACTGAGGACCTGCGCCACGGCGCGTTGCCCGGGATGTTGGCGAAGGTGTACCGCGGCGACCTCAACATCGTCACCACCGAGGTCTGGACGCCGGCCGGGGACGGACGGGTCAACGGGGAGATCACGGTTGCGGTGACCGGCGCTCCGGGGTCGGGGAGCGGCACCGCGATGCTCGAACGCGAGGGCTCCGGCTCGAAGCTGGCGTTGAATGGCACGATCCGGTTCAAGATGCCATTGGTGGGCGGTCCCATCGAGAGCTTCCTGGCCCGCGAATTCTCGCAAGGCATTCCGGAAATTCAACGGTTCACCACGACCTGGCTGGGTGAAAATGGCTGA
- a CDS encoding flavodoxin family protein, translating into MTESSGRAPRILLLYYSFSGQSRKVLEAAGEVFAQRGCEVVTAGIEFTDPRYSERFAQFPLRKVWPDMLSVLKAQQRGETGEIRTPDAVRDGEYDLICIGSPTWWKAPAMPIRSFLQTDEARKLLDGKPFVVFTVCREFWQENYAEVCRLAEECGGRYQDEIHLSYPGDPLRSMLALTSYLGSGRYRERYLGLRLPPTNVQPEQLDRVRKFAAGLVRRLFGK; encoded by the coding sequence ATGACTGAAAGCAGCGGGCGAGCGCCGCGGATCCTGTTGTTGTACTACAGCTTCTCCGGGCAGTCGCGCAAGGTGCTCGAGGCTGCCGGCGAGGTGTTCGCCCAGCGGGGCTGCGAGGTGGTCACCGCAGGTATCGAATTCACCGATCCGCGCTACTCCGAGCGTTTTGCACAGTTCCCGCTGCGCAAGGTCTGGCCGGACATGCTCAGCGTGCTCAAGGCGCAGCAGCGAGGCGAGACGGGGGAGATCCGCACTCCCGATGCGGTGCGCGACGGTGAGTACGACTTGATCTGTATCGGCTCGCCGACCTGGTGGAAGGCGCCCGCCATGCCGATCAGGTCGTTTCTGCAAACCGATGAGGCCCGAAAGCTTCTTGACGGCAAGCCGTTTGTGGTGTTCACCGTGTGCCGCGAGTTCTGGCAGGAGAACTATGCCGAGGTCTGTCGGCTCGCCGAAGAGTGCGGCGGTCGCTATCAGGATGAGATTCACCTCAGCTACCCCGGTGACCCGCTGCGCTCGATGCTGGCGTTGACCAGCTACCTGGGCAGCGGCCGCTACCGGGAGCGCTACCTGGGCCTGCGCCTGCCACCCACCAACGTCCAACCCGAACAGCTCGACCGGGTCCGCAAGTTCGCTGCGGGCCTGGTGCGCCGGTTGTTCGGCAAGTGA
- a CDS encoding class I SAM-dependent methyltransferase translates to MADKIPVDLHGAAATMLTTLYLKALDADFDRPVLGDRYAKEAVARMDFDWDALKAPGRWAPLVTVRTAQYDIWARQFLAAHPNATVIHLGCGMDARVFRIDPGPEVAWYDVDQPPVIALRKQVYPDRPGYHLVATLATDPSWLDDIPTDRPVLLLAEGISMYLSETDGVALLQSIVDRFPTGELQIDFYNWFGIKTQKTHRLQRQSGATLHWAVNDPADILGKVTGIRLLAAANFFDAETFSRVPAGFRRSSRLARAVRPLRGMLQYHRYAFGPVS, encoded by the coding sequence GTGGCAGACAAGATCCCCGTCGACCTGCACGGCGCCGCGGCAACCATGCTGACGACGCTCTACCTCAAGGCACTCGACGCCGATTTCGACCGGCCGGTGCTGGGCGATCGGTACGCCAAAGAGGCGGTCGCGCGTATGGACTTCGACTGGGACGCCCTCAAGGCTCCCGGCCGCTGGGCGCCCCTGGTGACGGTGCGCACCGCGCAGTACGACATCTGGGCGCGTCAGTTCCTGGCCGCCCACCCGAATGCGACCGTCATTCACCTCGGCTGCGGTATGGACGCCCGAGTCTTCCGGATCGATCCCGGTCCCGAGGTGGCCTGGTACGACGTCGATCAGCCACCGGTGATCGCGTTGCGCAAGCAGGTGTACCCCGACCGCCCGGGTTACCACCTGGTGGCGACGCTGGCGACCGACCCGTCCTGGCTCGACGACATTCCCACCGATCGCCCGGTCCTGCTGCTGGCCGAGGGCATCAGCATGTACCTGTCCGAAACCGATGGTGTGGCACTGCTGCAGAGCATCGTGGACCGATTCCCGACTGGCGAACTGCAGATCGACTTCTACAACTGGTTCGGTATCAAGACCCAGAAAACCCATCGGCTGCAACGACAATCCGGCGCCACGCTGCACTGGGCGGTCAACGATCCCGCCGACATTCTGGGCAAGGTCACCGGCATTCGGTTGCTGGCTGCCGCGAATTTCTTCGACGCCGAGACCTTCAGTCGGGTCCCGGCCGGATTCCGGCGGTCCAGCCGACTGGCCCGGGCGGTGCGGCCGCTGCGCGGAATGCTGCAGTACCACCGCTACGCCTTCGGCCCGGTCAGCTGA
- a CDS encoding acyltransferase, whose amino-acid sequence MFATSVIRKLAISEEMLAETHNFVGLAAHVTGPVDIDLLSEAYEALLEAHPILTGRLERLPDGRHQFVTDDLMPDGIEVIELDGPDAQPPAPRFDQTESLVAMRVIIRDGQAQPTLYVHHAVADGHHMYALIEEMLSFYTDLVTTGRIGAINVEPAPLSIEAVLADRGIAKQQRSGIERFMPALFAYDLPPTRRAVGQETPSSPMLVPMASCRLTESQTDNVVAFGRAHDLSLHAVLSAAVLIAEWQLRGKLSIPVPYVYTVDLRYFLSPPVSATGCTNPIGLATYLAEVDAKTDLVEMARDIAANFQKDLDEGVIQQSRLHFSPQYVGNPPGLPDVVVLSNNGLVPPVRTPPGVEVTTTHGELYFAVSAGIDIYFTQIFSGQLNIEYHSHGPAPERSVEAIRALLCDIADRHAAGVS is encoded by the coding sequence GTGTTTGCCACATCGGTCATTAGGAAGCTCGCGATCAGTGAGGAGATGCTGGCCGAAACCCACAATTTCGTGGGCCTGGCCGCGCACGTCACCGGTCCGGTCGACATCGATCTGCTCTCGGAGGCCTACGAGGCGCTGCTGGAGGCGCATCCGATCCTCACCGGGCGCCTGGAGCGACTGCCCGACGGGCGCCACCAGTTCGTCACCGACGACCTGATGCCCGACGGCATCGAAGTCATTGAGCTCGACGGGCCCGACGCGCAGCCGCCCGCGCCGCGCTTCGACCAGACCGAGTCGCTGGTGGCGATGCGGGTGATCATCCGTGACGGGCAGGCCCAGCCGACTCTGTACGTGCACCACGCCGTCGCCGACGGTCACCACATGTACGCGCTGATCGAGGAGATGCTGTCCTTCTACACCGACCTGGTCACGACCGGCCGGATCGGTGCGATCAACGTTGAACCCGCCCCGCTGTCCATTGAAGCGGTGCTGGCCGATCGGGGGATCGCGAAGCAACAGCGCTCCGGGATCGAGCGGTTCATGCCGGCGCTGTTCGCCTACGACCTGCCGCCCACCCGTCGGGCCGTCGGGCAGGAGACGCCGTCATCGCCGATGCTTGTGCCGATGGCGTCGTGCCGGTTGACCGAAAGCCAGACCGACAACGTGGTCGCGTTCGGCCGGGCCCACGACCTGAGCCTGCACGCGGTGCTCTCGGCTGCGGTGCTGATCGCTGAATGGCAGCTGCGCGGCAAGCTGAGTATCCCGGTGCCCTACGTCTACACCGTTGACTTGAGATACTTTCTGTCACCGCCGGTTTCGGCTACCGGATGCACCAACCCGATCGGGCTGGCCACCTACCTCGCCGAGGTCGACGCCAAGACCGATCTGGTGGAGATGGCTCGCGATATTGCCGCGAACTTCCAGAAGGACCTCGACGAAGGCGTCATCCAACAGTCCCGGTTGCACTTCAGTCCGCAGTACGTCGGAAACCCGCCGGGACTGCCCGACGTCGTCGTCTTGAGTAACAACGGTCTGGTTCCGCCGGTGCGGACGCCACCGGGCGTCGAGGTGACCACGACACATGGCGAGCTGTACTTCGCCGTGAGCGCGGGTATCGATATCTACTTCACCCAGATCTTCTCCGGGCAGCTCAACATCGAATACCACTCCCACGGACCGGCGCCGGAGCGCTCGGTGGAGGCGATTCGCGCGCTGCTGTGCGATATCGCCGATCGGCACGCCGCCGGCGTCAGCTGA
- a CDS encoding acyltransferase domain-containing protein, translated as MAGRFPGARTLTGFWNNLRNGTESIVTLSEDELRASGVSDKALANHNYVRRAALLEGIDEFDAGFFGFTPLAARTMDPQHRLFLQTAWHALEDAGYRPGEIEGSVGVYGTSTTSGYLLHNLMSHYDPNLIIGQGVSFEMVNLSLQNDKDYLATRVAHQLNLHGPALSVQTACSSALVALHLACQSILNGECDMALAGGASLRVPHHVGYWHEPGSMVSASGHCRPFDVRADGTIFSSGVGVVVLKSLDAAVDDGDQIHAVIRGSALNNDGGTKMTYAAPTAAGQADVIAEAHAVAEVDASTISYIESHGTATPLGDPIEIEGLRQAFAVSEEQRSGPCYVGSVKSNIGHLESAAGIASLIKTILCLKHRAIPGTLHYTSPNPELHLEDGPFRIRGEYGPWEADGIRRAGVSSFGVGGTNAHVIVEEWPQEETAGAAPKPGPEVLLLSARTAEALAQGRIDLAAELSGGDDAPNLPDVAYTLANRHPDNLRLAAVVADRTDAASVLGAEESENVFIGEGVDLKEVGYDAADRVVFLFPGQGAQHIGMARGLYDNEPVFAEYFDRCVAGFEAELGYDLRTLIFEGTSRDLERTDRTQPALFTVEYALAKLVESYGVRPAALVGHSIGEYAAATVAGVFDLDTAIKVVAMRARLMHAAPRGVMVAVPISADAVGAYLTGDVDLAAVNDPDGCVVAGTEADIRAFSDALKQAGINARRVRTSHAFHSRLMDSMISEFTAFLSRQTLNEPQIPLLSNLTGTWLAPSEATNPATWARSVRATVRFADEIDTVLGDPHRVLVEVGPGATLTASAARNPKFANGHRAVRLMRHHAQNRDDRDTFLLALGQLWAAGVEVDWSPLRGDYQPKRVTIPGYPFERQRHWLEHNTGATWVSGPGAAGGSAGGQSGGDGAGGGESMEATLQRIWAVCLGVGSVERTANFFDVGGDSLVAISVAMAASHEGLDLTPQDLYDNPTVAALAKALTARYAAGGLGRQSLGEVEHPPVPPNITYFLENGVREHGRWRIPLILRLRPDVSVDDVKTVLTAVVNHHDALRLRITERAGTWEQRIVEPGEFGEISTHSLPEGMTAERDAVRTLLGEHIRDQNLSSPPLTALYIRGASGDLCYLALSLHATVGDEASRDILVTDIFTAFGQKLGGNDIELQPVGVGWTEWSQRCAGLATHPAVLERREFWLKTTKSATLRLAADVAEPPAAADLSKLTTTLPAADTSEIDDARRRLRLPINEILLAGLSRAVASAVGEGTLAVDMGGAGRSVLKPEVDLRRTVGWFTTLYPVALDCSADGQASARQLLDSIHETLDGVPHYGIGYGLLRYLYAPTARLFGSVAPADVHFSYVGAIPEPPSLGDAPVQFDPDTAMPVREAIPGLGHALELRAYRTGGVLYLDWWHDSRRIEESVVRAIADGFSAAVMDLVRAALAEEDMASEGEDEMTLVELS; from the coding sequence ATGGCGGGGCGCTTTCCGGGTGCCCGCACGCTGACCGGATTCTGGAACAACCTGCGCAACGGCACTGAATCCATCGTCACGCTGTCCGAGGACGAGCTGCGCGCCAGCGGCGTCAGCGACAAGGCGCTGGCGAACCACAACTATGTGCGGCGGGCTGCGTTGCTGGAGGGTATCGACGAGTTCGATGCGGGCTTCTTCGGCTTCACCCCGCTGGCTGCCCGCACCATGGACCCGCAGCACCGGCTGTTCCTGCAGACCGCCTGGCACGCTTTGGAGGACGCCGGCTACCGGCCCGGCGAGATCGAGGGATCGGTCGGCGTCTACGGGACCAGCACCACCAGTGGCTACCTGCTGCACAACCTGATGTCGCACTACGACCCGAACCTGATCATCGGGCAGGGCGTCAGCTTCGAGATGGTCAACCTGTCGTTGCAGAACGACAAGGACTATCTGGCCACCCGGGTGGCCCACCAGCTCAACCTGCACGGCCCGGCGCTGTCGGTACAGACGGCCTGCTCGTCGGCGTTGGTCGCACTGCACCTGGCCTGCCAGAGCATCCTCAACGGGGAATGCGACATGGCGCTGGCCGGTGGGGCGTCGCTGCGGGTCCCGCACCACGTCGGGTACTGGCACGAGCCGGGCTCGATGGTCTCCGCGAGCGGGCACTGTCGGCCGTTCGACGTGCGGGCCGACGGCACCATCTTCTCCAGCGGTGTCGGTGTGGTGGTGCTCAAGTCGCTGGATGCGGCCGTCGATGACGGCGACCAGATCCACGCGGTGATCCGGGGTTCGGCGCTGAACAACGACGGCGGCACCAAGATGACCTACGCCGCGCCCACCGCTGCCGGCCAGGCAGACGTGATCGCCGAGGCGCACGCGGTCGCCGAGGTCGACGCGTCAACCATCAGCTACATCGAGTCGCACGGCACCGCCACGCCGCTAGGTGACCCGATCGAAATCGAGGGCCTGCGACAGGCCTTCGCGGTCTCCGAGGAACAGCGGTCCGGCCCCTGTTATGTGGGCTCGGTCAAGTCCAACATCGGGCACCTGGAGTCGGCAGCCGGTATCGCCAGCCTGATCAAGACCATCCTGTGCCTCAAGCACCGGGCGATTCCCGGCACCCTGCACTACACCAGCCCGAACCCCGAACTGCACCTCGAGGACGGGCCCTTCCGGATCCGCGGCGAGTACGGGCCGTGGGAAGCCGACGGCATCCGGCGCGCCGGGGTCAGCTCGTTCGGCGTCGGCGGCACCAACGCCCACGTCATCGTCGAGGAGTGGCCGCAAGAGGAGACCGCCGGCGCCGCACCCAAGCCCGGCCCCGAGGTGCTGTTGCTGTCGGCGCGTACCGCCGAGGCACTGGCGCAGGGACGCATCGATCTGGCCGCTGAGCTGTCCGGCGGCGACGACGCGCCCAACCTGCCCGATGTGGCCTACACGCTGGCCAACCGGCACCCGGACAACCTGCGGCTGGCTGCGGTGGTCGCCGATCGCACCGACGCAGCGTCGGTACTGGGCGCCGAGGAGAGCGAGAACGTCTTCATCGGCGAGGGCGTGGACCTCAAAGAGGTGGGATACGACGCCGCCGACCGGGTGGTGTTCCTGTTCCCGGGACAGGGCGCCCAGCACATCGGGATGGCCCGCGGGCTCTACGACAACGAGCCGGTGTTCGCGGAGTACTTCGATCGCTGCGTCGCGGGCTTCGAGGCGGAGCTGGGCTACGACCTGCGCACGTTGATCTTCGAGGGCACCTCGCGTGACCTCGAGCGCACCGACCGCACCCAGCCGGCCCTGTTCACCGTGGAATACGCGCTGGCGAAGCTGGTCGAGAGTTACGGTGTGCGGCCGGCGGCTCTGGTCGGCCACAGCATCGGCGAATATGCCGCAGCCACCGTCGCCGGTGTCTTCGACCTCGACACCGCGATCAAGGTGGTGGCGATGCGGGCCCGGTTGATGCACGCAGCACCGCGCGGTGTCATGGTGGCCGTCCCGATCAGTGCCGACGCGGTCGGTGCTTACCTGACCGGTGATGTGGACCTGGCCGCGGTCAACGACCCGGACGGCTGCGTCGTCGCCGGAACCGAAGCCGACATCCGCGCGTTCTCCGACGCGCTCAAGCAGGCCGGGATCAACGCGCGCCGGGTGCGGACCTCGCATGCGTTCCACTCCCGCCTGATGGACTCGATGATCTCGGAGTTCACCGCGTTCCTGTCTCGGCAGACGCTGAACGAACCGCAGATCCCATTGTTGTCGAACCTGACCGGCACCTGGCTGGCGCCCAGCGAGGCGACCAACCCGGCGACGTGGGCGCGCAGCGTGCGGGCCACCGTACGGTTCGCCGACGAGATCGACACCGTGCTGGGTGACCCGCACCGAGTCCTGGTCGAGGTCGGCCCGGGCGCCACGCTGACCGCGTCGGCGGCCCGCAACCCCAAGTTCGCAAATGGACATCGGGCCGTCCGGCTGATGCGCCACCACGCCCAGAACCGCGACGACCGCGACACCTTCCTGCTGGCGCTTGGCCAACTGTGGGCTGCCGGTGTCGAGGTGGACTGGTCGCCGTTGCGCGGCGACTACCAGCCCAAGCGGGTCACTATTCCCGGCTACCCCTTTGAGCGCCAACGGCATTGGCTTGAGCACAATACCGGCGCCACCTGGGTGTCCGGCCCCGGCGCCGCGGGCGGTTCCGCGGGCGGGCAAAGCGGCGGCGACGGTGCCGGCGGCGGCGAATCGATGGAAGCGACGCTGCAACGGATCTGGGCGGTCTGCCTAGGGGTCGGCTCAGTCGAGCGCACCGCCAACTTCTTCGATGTCGGCGGCGACTCGCTGGTGGCGATCAGCGTCGCCATGGCCGCCTCGCACGAGGGACTGGACCTCACCCCGCAGGACCTCTACGACAACCCGACGGTCGCGGCGCTGGCCAAAGCACTGACCGCCCGCTACGCCGCCGGCGGGCTGGGCCGCCAGTCGCTCGGCGAGGTGGAGCACCCGCCGGTTCCCCCGAACATCACCTACTTCCTGGAAAACGGCGTCCGCGAACACGGTCGCTGGCGTATCCCGTTGATCCTGCGGCTGCGGCCCGACGTCTCGGTCGACGACGTCAAAACCGTGTTGACCGCGGTGGTCAACCACCACGACGCACTACGGTTGCGCATCACCGAGCGAGCCGGTACCTGGGAGCAGCGGATCGTCGAGCCCGGCGAGTTCGGGGAGATCAGCACCCACTCGCTGCCTGAAGGCATGACAGCTGAACGCGACGCGGTGCGTACGCTGCTGGGCGAGCACATCCGCGACCAGAATCTGTCCAGCCCCCCGCTGACCGCGCTCTACATCCGCGGCGCCTCGGGTGACTTGTGTTACCTCGCGCTGAGCCTGCACGCAACCGTCGGCGACGAGGCCTCCCGCGACATCCTGGTCACGGACATCTTCACCGCGTTCGGCCAGAAGCTCGGCGGCAACGATATCGAGCTGCAGCCCGTCGGGGTCGGATGGACCGAGTGGTCGCAGCGGTGCGCCGGGCTTGCAACCCACCCGGCAGTGCTGGAACGCCGCGAATTCTGGTTGAAGACAACGAAGTCGGCGACCCTGCGGCTGGCCGCAGATGTCGCCGAGCCCCCGGCTGCGGCCGACCTGTCCAAGCTCACCACGACGCTGCCCGCCGCCGACACCAGCGAGATCGACGATGCGCGTCGGCGGCTGCGGCTGCCGATCAACGAGATCCTGCTGGCCGGGCTGAGCCGGGCGGTGGCATCGGCGGTCGGTGAGGGCACTCTCGCCGTCGACATGGGGGGAGCGGGCCGTTCGGTGCTCAAGCCCGAGGTCGACCTGCGTCGTACGGTGGGCTGGTTCACCACGCTCTATCCGGTCGCGCTGGACTGTTCCGCCGACGGCCAGGCAAGTGCTCGGCAGCTGCTGGACTCGATCCACGAAACGTTGGACGGTGTACCGCATTACGGGATCGGCTACGGCCTACTCCGTTACCTGTACGCACCGACCGCGCGGCTGTTCGGCTCGGTTGCCCCTGCCGACGTGCACTTCTCCTACGTCGGGGCGATTCCCGAGCCGCCGTCGCTCGGTGATGCTCCCGTGCAGTTCGACCCCGATACCGCGATGCCGGTCCGCGAGGCGATCCCGGGGCTGGGCCACGCGCTGGAGCTGCGGGCCTATCGCACCGGCGGCGTGCTGTACCTGGATTGGTGGCATGACAGTCGGCGGATCGAGGAGTCTGTGGTGCGCGCGATCGCCGACGGATTCTCCGCGGCGGTGATGGACCTGGTCCGCGCGGCCCTCGCCGAAGAGGACATGGCCTCGGAAGGCGAAGACGAAATGACCTTGGTCGAGCTGTCTTAG